The following are encoded together in the Erpetoichthys calabaricus chromosome 16, fErpCal1.3, whole genome shotgun sequence genome:
- the LOC114666609 gene encoding cytochrome P450 1B1, whose product MALYGSDLGANRGGGPREWGVHVQPALLASFLFLIFLEACLWVRNLRQNRRLPGPFAWPVVGNAMQLGSLPHLTFSRLAKKYGNVFQLRLGSSEVVVLNGDAIIRQALIRYGAEFAGRPNFTSFQLVSGGKSMVFGSYNTVWKKHRRIALSSIRTFSTANSQTKKRFEAHVMEEALELIQTFIHQTRKHGYFEPTHELTVAAANVICALCFGKRYCHEDMEFKALLGKVNRFGETVSAGSLVDTMPWLQAFPNPIRRIYKDFKDLNREFFEFVKDKIIQHRQTFNPEVTRDMSDAIISVIEHGTRVEDGLTKEHVEGTVNDLLGAGQDTISASLHWILLLLIKYPHIQVKLQRLIDAEVGRDRLPTFEDKSKLAYLEAFIFETMRFTSFVPVTIPHCTTCDVMIDGLHIPKDTVVFINQWSVNHDESKWKNPEVFDPSRFLDDKGAIDRDLTNSVMIFSIGKRRCIGDQIAKLQVFLFTAILLHQCTFEANPADKLTLDCTYSLTLRPLHFTICVKPREDCKDKVSTRS is encoded by the coding sequence ATGGCACTGTATGGATCAGACCTGGGAGCCAACCGTGGCGGTGGTCCCAGAGAGTGGGGTGTGCATGTGCAGCCCGCGCTCCTTGCCTCCTTTTTATTCCTCATCTTTCTGGAAGCTTGCTTATGGGTACGGAACCTCAGGCAGAACAGACGTCTCCCGGGCCCCTTCGCCTGGCCTGTGGTGGGCAATGCCATGCAACTGGGGAGCCTGCCCCACTTAACTTTCTCCAGGCTGGCTAAAAAATATGGCAACGTATTCCAGTTGAGGCTGGGCAGCAGTGAAGTGGTGGTCCTTAACGGAGATGCCATCATCAGGCAAGCTCTCATTAGGTATGGGGCAGAGTTTGCCGGAAGACCCAATTTCACCTCTTTCCAGTTGGTCTCGGGTGGTAAGAGCATGGTCTTTGGGAGCTACAATACGGTATGGAAGAAGCATCGGCGCATCGCTCTCTCGTCCATCCGAACGTTCTCTACTGCAAACAGCCAGACCAAGAAACGTTTTGAGGCGCACGTCATGGAAGAGGCTTTGGAGCTGATCCAGACCTTCATCCACCAGACCAGAAAACATGGCTACTTTGAGCCAACCCACGAGTTAACTGTGGCCGCTGCCAACGTCATCTGCGCACTATGCTTTGGAAAGCGCTACTGTCACGAAGACATGGAGTTCAAAGCCCTCTTGGGCAAAGTCAACAGGTTTGGTGAGACGGTCAGTGCCGGAAGCTTAGTGGACACCATGCCTTGGCTGCAGGCCTTCCCCAACCCCATCCGCAGAATTTACAAGGACTTCAAGGATTTAAACCGCGAGTTCTTTGAGTTTGTCAAAGATAAGATCATTCAGCATCGGCAAACTTTCAACCCCGAGGTCACACGAGACATGAGCGATGCGATTATCAGCGTGATAGAGCATGGCACGAGAGTTGAGGACGGCCTTACGAAGGAACACGTCGAAGGCACCGTCAACGATCTCCTCGGGGCCGGACAGGACACCATTTCTGCTTCTCTGCATTGGATCCTTCTGCTTTTGATCAAGTACCCCCACATCCAAGTAAAGCTGCAACGTTTGATCGACGCCGAGGTGGGCAGGGACAGGCTGCCCACCTTCGAGGACAAGAGCAAACTGGCCTACCTGGAAGCATTCATATTTGAGACCATGCGCTTCACCAGCTTTGTGCCCGTGACCATCCCTCACTGCACCACCTGCGATGTCATGATAGACGGCCTGCACATCCCCAAGGACACGGTCGTGTTTATAAACCAGTGGTCGGTGAATCACGACGAGAGCAAATGGAAGAACCCTGAAGTCTTCGACCCCAGTAGGTTCTTGGATGACAAAGGGGCCATTGATCGGGACCTCACCAACAGTGTGATGATCTTTTCCATTGGAAAGCGGAGATGCATCGGGGACCAGATTGCTAAGTTGCAGGTCTTCCTCTTCACTGCCATCCTCCTGCACCAGTGCACTTTTGAAGCCAACCCAGCAGATAAGCTCACTCTGGACTGCACCTACTCCCTGACCCTGAGGCCCCTTCACTTCACCATATGTGTCAAGCCACGGGAGGACTGTAAAGATAAAGTGAGTACCCGGTCCTAA